The Algihabitans albus genome includes a window with the following:
- a CDS encoding Hsp20 family protein, with translation MTRASMFNSPLLLGFDQLERTLDRIAKTSGDGYPPYNVEDLSDERLRITLAVAGFGEDDLSIQIENNQLTVRGKQSDEEERRFLHRGIAARQFQRSFMLADGIEVEGATLDRGLLHIDLKRPLCEPAVKTVKIRTFGDAAPKTLESQAPKTVEAKAAQSKSGPTGNDQ, from the coding sequence ATGACCAGAGCTTCTATGTTCAACTCTCCGCTGCTCCTGGGGTTCGACCAGTTGGAGCGGACTTTGGACCGGATTGCCAAGACCAGCGGCGACGGCTATCCGCCTTACAACGTCGAAGACCTGTCGGACGAACGCCTGCGTATTACGCTGGCCGTGGCGGGTTTCGGCGAAGACGACCTTTCGATACAGATCGAGAACAATCAGCTGACGGTGCGCGGCAAGCAAAGCGATGAAGAAGAGCGTCGTTTTCTCCATCGCGGTATTGCCGCTCGCCAGTTTCAACGCAGTTTCATGCTTGCTGACGGGATTGAGGTCGAAGGCGCGACTTTGGATCGGGGGCTTCTGCACATCGACCTCAAAAGACCCCTCTGCGAACCCGCCGTGAAAACGGTGAAGATCCGGACTTTCGGCGATGCAGCGCCGAAAACGCTCGAGAGTCAGGCGCCGAAAACGGTCGAG